One stretch of Elephas maximus indicus isolate mEleMax1 chromosome 22, mEleMax1 primary haplotype, whole genome shotgun sequence DNA includes these proteins:
- the TCIM gene encoding transcriptional and immune response regulator has translation MKAKRSYQDIIMSTSLRVSPSIHGYHFDTAARKKAVGNIFENIDQDSLQRLFKNSGDKKAEERAKIIFAIDQDLEEKTRALMALKKRTKDKLFQFLKLRKYSIKVH, from the coding sequence ATGAAAGCAAAGCGAAGCTACCAAGACATCATCATGTCCACGTCGCTAAGAGTCAGCCCGTCCATCCACGGCTACCACTTTGACACAGCTGCCCGAAAGAAAGCTGTGGGCAACATCTTTGAAAACATAGATCAAGACTCACTACAGAGGCTCTTCAAAAACTCTGGAGACAAGAAAGCAGAGGAGAGAGCTAAGATCATTTTTGCCATAGATCAGGATTTGGAAGAGAAAACCAGAGCCCTGATGGCCCTGAAGAAGAGGACGAAAGATAAGCTTTTCCAGTTTCTGAAACTGAGGAAATATTCCATCAAAGTTCACTGA